The following nucleotide sequence is from Dunckerocampus dactyliophorus isolate RoL2022-P2 chromosome 7, RoL_Ddac_1.1, whole genome shotgun sequence.
AATAAGCAGAAACACTTACAAGAACTCTGGCGTAGACAGGAAGGAGCGTCCTCCAAGGTCCATGGGATATTTGAACATGAGAAAGAAGTAGAGGTGTCCCACCAGGTTCCCGATGAGCTCATTAACAAAGCTGCCAAAAGAGCAGAGGATCAGAACGGCCATGAAAGAATGACTTCAAATAAGTGCATGTTGTCAATAAAGGGAGGTTACTTACGAGCCTCCGATGATGAAGTTGAAGATCAAGATGACCCAAGGCAGATAATGTGCCTGGACAGAGAAGACACCACAGTTGTTACATGCTGGTAGCTTTAACAATACTTTTGTGATGTAAATTATGTAAACGGATGTTACCTTGAATCGTGTTCCAAACCAGAAGGAGACAATCATGTCTTTATTGAATTGAGCCCAGATGTACAGTACAGACATGATCAACGGGATCATCAGcagcttaaaaaaacagaacaacataAGCATCCAGTCAAACAACATTCATCTTCCGAGTGTCTTGTTTCTTTTCTGGTAACAAGGTCTTGTCTAGACATTTTAGTGACTTCCCAGAGTTCTGGTTGCCTGGCAACTGGTTAGCAAGCTGTCACTGAGGAGCCActcatgaaaacaaaaaggtgtTCATTTTTCAAATTCGCAATCAGGCTGTTTAAACTCTGACCTGCATGTCCATGAGCATCCCGGTTATCTACAGCTACAGTCAAGGTCATCAACCACAGCTGGAGAAGGTGGATGGACGCTTACAATCCTGTCACACCAGCTATAGAACATCATTTTCACTAACAAAAGACAATAAGCTCTAAGCTGCTGTGTCTTGAGACTTTGTTTTGAGATACTTGAACGGGAAAAAGGATACAACAATGCAGATCCAGTTGAATAAGAGCATGAAGATGTAGTCTGCAGGTCGCCCATCAAACGCTCCTTGAAAATCAAAGCGAAACAGGATGCATGACACACAACAACGTATAGATGTGTGTAACTTGGCAGAATGTAAGTCATCTCACCTGTCTCTAACCGAGAGGAGTAGTTGTAAAGGAAATACAGGTTGACCAAGAAGAGAAAGCCAGTATTTGGGTACACTGGGAAATACAGGGTGGCTGTCACTGGCCTCCACAGCTGAAATAAAGCAGAGGAGGcaaatctaataaaaaaattTTACCTTTGACGAGacacaattaaaaatataacaacagaTTATATCCGCTGGGGAGAACACAAGTCATGGGTCAATGCTAGAGGTGTAAATTAGTGTGTCCATTAAAGAAGAGTGTGTGTTAGCATATTTTAAAACTTTAGTGACGTTCACCGGATAAGTCGGAAGTATTATGAAACATATAGCGTGTCAAAACTACTTAGTCCAGTAGTTACATGGCAGAAGTTGTTTTTAATGTACCCGGAAGTGTTATACGACCCTACTACGTTGCACTCTCTGATTGGCTATCAAATTGCTAGGCCTGCTGAGTAGCCCAAGTTAGCCACCTGCTAGCTCACCgacattttttgtaaacacTAAATTACGTCTCCCAAAGTGAAGCAAAAACAACACTTACATGAAATCTATTTAACACCAAATCGGGTCTCAGTACGAGGTTCCTGGGGTCAACCAATCCTAGTTTCCCTACAAGGGGAACAGCAATGGAGGCAGCAAACCAGCCCCTGGTAATGAGGGGGATGCTTTTGAACCAGTCCCCGATGTCTGACATCTTCCCATATAATTATTTCCGAATATGAACCATAAACTACGAAACTAAATTATAAATTAAGTGGTATTCCCGAATATCGAACACCCTTGTAATCCTTCAATAAGTACCACTCCAAAAGTTTACATGACGTGGCTAATCACAAGAGGCTAGCTATTCTTGTCTGAAAGCGATTGTGATGACGGCAACCATATTCGGTTAagattttcaaaatatatgttGCAATACGTCCAACGaattacagtacaatacaatcaTATAAAGCAGAATTATATTCCATTGCGTTACATAACCATTAGATCCAAATGTAGGTATACATCATTCACTTCTAATTCTTGTATATTTGGCTTGGCACGATttcacttttattgtgaaggcatGATCATTACCAGAAGCGGATGTACATCTGATTAGTTCTGTTTGTTCtctaattgtgttattttattcacGCGTCTAAATCACGGAGGATTGAAAAAaggcatacaaataaaaatatatttagataaacTTAATACATTAACTATCGTGTCCGCATTTACGATGGGTGAGGAAAATGCTGCGTGATGGTCTCGTTCAACTACATCTCCCACGGTGCACCTCTCTGTTTCTATATGATGTACACGCTAGGCGACAGTAATCGctccaaaaacagaaaatacgTTCACTGTAAAAAAGGTATTTTCTTAACCAGGTGCACACATTTCTGAGTTGTTACTCACATTGTTCACTAGGAATATATACTTGTTACACAAAAGTGAACGGAAATGtaagttgttgggttttttttttccaaatttcgCGCGGTTTGCTGCGCCACTAACGAGATTAGCCgaatgacattttagcttgTAATGTTGCTCCAACTGGGGCTTCAGTTCTGACATATGAAATAAAACTTGTCTGTTAAAATGGAGGTGACTGATGTCGGAAACAAAGAAGAGGGCAAGCTCTGGTGTCGAAAACCAGCACCTGGGAAAGGGTAAGTTTGGATTTAAAGACATATAAATTGACACAAAAATAGAGAATTTTCACTGCTGTTTCGATTACAGCCCAGGAACTTTTACTGTCCAAATTAATTTAGCATTACAATTAAGATAAATGGTTAATAAGGATAGGCCAGATGGTTTACTTTAAGATGACTTGTAGTGCTTTGACACACCATACCTGTTCTTTTATCTCTTTTTAAAGTCAAAGTACATCAACACAAGTCTTGACATCACAAATGCATATAcgtggtgttattttttttttattgaacgtGGAAATTAAattcacatttacatttcaagCCATATTCCACTTCCACTTCCACTCCTTGCGAAGGTCCTGAACAGCAGGCCACATCTTAAGAACTTGACCACGATAGAGCAGccatgatttctttctttttgtatttactgtaacTAACGTGCTTTCCCTTCttgaatatgtttgttttttttccacacagcgTATTGTTGACGGTGGTCCGTAATGCTCATCAGACTAAGATACGTTTCCTCCATGCAGCCTTTGACACCACTGGAGAGTCCTTCCTGGCTGGcgatcaccatggcaacatctATGCCTTTGACATAAGTAGAAATAGGTGAATCAGTTAGTTTCCACatgaaaaattacaatttatggTAGCCATACTCTAACAACACAGTTTTTCTCCAAAGATATTTACGAGTCATTAATAGAAAGCAATAcagatactgtaaatattttatttatttttagatttcgTCTTGTGCAGAAGACGGGACAGGCCTGCACTGCTTTAGCATTCTGTCTCCGCAGGACCACAGAGTTCCTGGTGGCTCTTGTTGACAACACGGTCAAGTGTTTCGACAAAGGTATGTTAGGCACTTTGCACACCAGCATGtttatttttcctttatttgGAGGCTTTTGTCTGATATTTTTTACGGTGATGTGCAGCCAACAGAGTGATTCATGAGCTGTTGTGTCTTTTATTACTAGCCTCCATTTattgacattgtgggtttttttgcacagaCACAAAGCAGCTGATCAGTTGTATGCGGGGCCATGAGGGGGCTGTTTCATCCATCTCCATCCACAGCTCAGGCCGCTACGCCATCACCACTTCCTCGGACACCGCTCAGCTCTGGGATTTGGACACCTTCCAGAGGGAGAGAAAGCTCAACGTCCAACAGTCAGTTGGCATACAGAAGGTATGCAAAGTTATCCCGTACAAGAGTATTCAACCATAGTTCAATCTGGAAGTATTTTACATAGTGTTTTATGGGTTTGCCTCTATTGGGTACACCATCAATCAAGATGTGCTTGAAATGTTGACTTTCAGATGTAATTTTTAAgtggttttacaaaaataataataataatttaccaTTTAGGAATTACAGGTGTTTTACGTCTCACTTTACTTACATACACATGTTTTGAAATTTATTTATTGAGACACTACTCTACCTTGTGATAATAGATCCTCCGCCTGATCATCCATCCCAGTGTTGGtgatcagtgtttcccaaaaattcatttatttgtggcggcccaccacaaatacactcttgatcaaaattttaagaccagtagaAAATTttcaacaatttacattttgcacagttgcaTCTTAAggagaccagtccagagtgtaccccgcgtctcgcctgaagtcagctgggacaggctccagcattctCCCGCGACcgtaattaggataagcggcatagaaaatggatggatggaggctctaagtagagcttcaaaatgaaaagagaagaaaacaaccattaaagcgaaataggctgttcatcagcttatcaaaagtttaagaccacagcctttaaaagcccaaatcttggcaaaaaatgtggattgaatgtcattttctgtcaggtattcatttGCTCTGTCATGACCCTGCCTgtttccctgatctaaatccaactgagaacatttggggatggatggcaagggaagtttacaaaaatggacatcagttccagacagtgggttcctttcgtgaagccatcttcaccacctggagcaacgttcccactagcctcctggaaacactggcatcaagcatgcccaaagcaatttttaagAATAGCATAGCTACTCATtaatgagtccttttttgaacactttatatctattttagggggggccttaaaatgaaacaaaatgtttaattcttgcaatttttcaactagtcttaacattttgataagGAACGTAGATTTGGCACTACATTTTTCTTCTACTTCTACTTCTTTGCCCTCAATGACATTAGAATGGGACTGTTTGCGTAGCTTGTTGTTACActacgtacagtatatggcaatgaaactctgcttcttaccacacctcatacacacataccatacatacatacttggTCACGCATTatagagcagtggtcaccaacctttttgagcctaagatccctggtctcagcTGTGAACCTAGGCAAGATCTACTCCCCATCCCATTCTGATagaaaggttttgttttttgtaactgATGCATATTATTGGATGTTGCTGtcagcatttcagctttttgtcattgtgccttttgctctattggCATGTGCCGGGACCTCCGGGGAGGTGTGGGACTGAACTCAGGGTTTGGTGCATGCCTGGAGAGCAGCGAGGCATGCTGGCGtattcagtggtcaaaatgcatgtCTGTTGGCCACTCTCCGGGAGTaaagggcactgatgtgatagtGCATtgttttctcctaatatttttgcGACTGCAGTGGTGGTCTAGGACTATATACgtgatttaagcaaatttgctGGAGCACCTCATTCACACAGCGGCTCTGGTCAAAGAGCCAGACACAATGGAGCATTTGCTGGGCTTTCTTTAAACACACTTCAGATGTTCATTCTACTGGCTGATTTGACATTGTTATAATGTCTGATGTATTGTCTGGTATCTTTTATCACCAGCACAGACACACataaccatatacagtatgtgcatttcAACAGTAGCTGCCCGGATGGCTCGAATGTGCCATTGGTCCTAAGGACCCTTAGCTGACTTCCAAGGTGCCTGGTGTAAAAAACATGAAGTCCACCTTGACCAGTGCCTGCActaaatataaacatataatTAGGGATTTATTTTACAACAGCGATCGACCGggcaagtcccaaagattggTAGATTGCAATTAACGGGTTGGGGACCCCTTTTATAACGCATCTGCccatcaatatagtgagatattagatgtgcaatgtacattatgtacattatcttgaaaatcagtgcacacctacatggagcccaggaaacctgaatgtttttttaattacctgTGCATGTTATAAGGCGTATGCACGTGTGTCTGCACGAAATGAAACAACGCCCGTGAGTCAGTAGCTTCATGTTCTGTTATTAAATGAGGTTTAAAATCGTGAGATgatgttgcacatttcttacGACACGaaccaaaaagctctgtttttgtgtcatggtcagttatgcaaattagatgacgATGACATCATCACACACCCCTCCCTGGCAACCCAACGCCACAAATGGACATTATTAAGTGTCCTTTATCATTTTGTAATAGAAATACtggaaaatgacacattttaagcatttatacagtatacatttcaAAACGAATTGCCTCATAGTCAAATATGTAGCAGGATGCATTTTGAGCACCAGATTAAGTTGCCAAATATGGTTCTTTTGCCCTTTTAAGACCACACTAGGTGCCTTAAGTCCATGAAATGACTCCTGTGGCGGGTCTTGTTGCAGGTGTTCTTCCTCCCCCATAGGAACACCATCCTCAGCTGTTTCAATGACGACTCCATCTTTGCTTGGGAGAGTGGCACACTCGTGTGTAAATATCAGCTTCCAGTCCCCGACTGCGGACCCCGAATCTTTTACAAGACTTTTGCTGTGACAGGGTGGGTCTGTTAGTCCATAGCCACGCTGGCCAGTGTCTGTGTGTGGAATTTTCGCATGTTTGCAAAGTTCTCCTGAATGTGAGCAAACCCCTGTAAAAATAGCGGATTTGCTGTTGTAAAAAGGTAGATGAGACCATGATCAATCGTTTCAAAACTACTCAAATTAAACTAGAAAAATATTTGGAATGaatttggtgctttttggaaCTTTCGCAAGTAAGACAAGGGAAATGTTGCTAAGTTAAGATGTGCCGTGCTGATAGACTCAGGCACAAAGTCTgctgtacttaaaaaaacatttagggtGTGTACACTCATGCAAGCAGCTTGTTGTACATTTTCATCAAACAAGTTTCTTTTTCAATTGGATTATAGAGCTTATAGGTCAAATTATgtttaaagtaaaaatgatAGAGTATAGTGGTATTATTTGTTGTAAGGGGAAAAACAGGTATTTTGACTGTCTTCACTTGATTGTGAATGTTTCATGTTGACAGAGATGGTAAAACCCTGGCAGCCGGAGGGCGCTCAAACCTGCTGCACCTGTGGTGCCTGGAACCCAAAGAGCTGGTCAATGTGATCCAGATGCCAGCGCAGGTTCGGGCTGTCAGACAGTTGGAATTCCTTCCTGACAGCTTCGATGAAGGAGCCAGTCAGGTATACACTGTGCAGTGGGTCACTGCTCTCCTTTTacgtttgtttgtgttgtacGATGCCCAAAGCAGATGTTGTCATGACGACACTTCTGGACGTTATCTTCTCTTCCTGGTGTTTTCACAGACATTGGGTGTGTTGGGCCAAGACGGCGTGATGCACTTCATTAACATTCACACCTCCAAGCTGCTTTTTCACATCGGTTCGCACAGCAACGCCATCACCGGTGTGACCGTCAGCCCCACTGGTCGCCATGTGGTGGCCATCTTGGACAATGGCGGCATCAGCGTCTACAGCGTTCAGAGTCTCACGCAGGAATTAAACAAGGTATCATTCATTCAGCTACAGGCGTTGTAAAGTGAGCATGCTGTGTGTGAGATTGACGCTTGTTACAAACTTTCCTCCCCAGCCTCCTCTCCCACAGTTGGTCGTCATCCCAGGTGGTACAGCTAACCAGGAACCGTCAAACCTAAAGGCCAAGGTCCAATCAGAGGCAGGACAAAGACAAACTAAAAACAAGGGTCGGGCGAAACGAGTACAGATCCACACCCCCTCTGCTGGGTCGACAGTTGAGGATAAAGAGGTAGGAATACATACACACCTCGTAATCCATCAATCAGGTAATCTATCGGATTGGGTCAAGCATTTTGGCCTCAGTTCTCAGTTATTCTTCTGACTTTGTGGGAACGGTTGCTGTGTAAACAGTGTAAAAAGCAACATCCATTAAGGCACGATTGGATgactttggtgtggaagaacaaaCACCTATGTGATGAACGGAGATGCTGAATGAGCAGGGCCTCTCTCAGGTCCAACATcaatgacctctgacctcaggAATGTTCTTTTTGATGAATTGACAAAACTTCTCACACACTCCAACATCTTGTAGAAAAGTGTAAGCAGTTATGACAGCTAATCATggttgtatgtgtgttttttttcattgtttttcttcccaTATTTACATCCCTTAAGGTGTCGGTATTTTTGCATTATAGTAAcagtttttttcttataatatagAACCAACTCCCTGGTGGTCTGAACAAGAAGCGGCTGGTGGCTCTGCTTAAAACATTTGGAGAATATCCAGCAAAATACAGGTACAGCAGTTCTCTCCTTACTTAGTAGCTTCAGCTAAAAGGGACAGTGACTCAAATTGCGTGTTTCAGTTTGTGCTGTAGTTCTTACTATTTGTGATTCACGTGGGAGCAGAAAGTGGCATAGTGGTTCGCGCATctctgttggaacatctctgtgtggtttTTGTTCTCCCCGTTCTTGCATGGGTTTTTTCTGGGCATTCTGACTTCCtctcacagtccaaaaacatgcatgttaggttaattggagaataaattgtccataggtgtgaatgtgagcttCAATGGttgctttaagtctcgtcttgaaagccacttttattctctggttTTGAACTCGGCCTGATGTGttgtcctctgtgtcttttgttcttttctttttagttttaattgtttttatttatcttactttttatttttatttttacctacttcttgtatttattgcttttattgttttacttctcttttgaaatattttaatgtcttaaatgtctttatttttatttgattttattactttttactgtagtaatttgtacttttgcttcttattatttatggttttactagtctgtgcagcattttggaaacagtgtttataaaacgtGCTATATAAATATAGTGGATTGGATAGGATTGGGTAAATCAAGGGTGTACACTGCCTCTCGCCTgcagtcaactgggataggcttcagcctACCAGTGGcccaaatgaggacaagcggtataagaaaatggatgggctCACGTTGCTTATATATTGTTGTGGTTAGCGGGTAGAAAAGAATTCACAAAAAGTTGAGTGAATTGCAGAAGTTCTAACAAAGAGGGATCAACATGATCAATCTTGACTTTTTGCAcaaatgtgatttatttaacaataaaagtCTTGAAAATGTATGCATATGGTTGTTTTTCagcatacagtggtacctcaaccccggttttcgtaggattgccaaaaatatgttatGGTACGCCCAAACAGTGCACCGAACAAACTAGTCTGATTCTGCGGAATCAAGTGCCCGAACAAAGCATCCATGTAGTGGTggctcagtctctgtgaagaatggatagtagTTCTTTTCAAGTTGGGACACTATTGACAGATTCTGGACAATGAATTCCTGAATCATCTGTGTCTGcgcgcgtgtgtatgtgtgtgtggtttggtgttctgttcaagcgcactgtgtATTTAGGCGAGGCTTTcaaacagtcttttttttaaaaaggaatttAATTGAGTACGACAAAAGTcacaagtgccagaactttgataaagaagatgagaaacacttttgaacTGAAGAAAGAAGTCGCAGCAAAGTGCGAAGGTAGTTTCAGTTCCAATAGGATTGTCATGTAAAGGTTCCTTAggtaacacaggttgcagggggaaagGTTTATGAGCCGGGCTGTATTTAATGGTGATTGAacctgctgaagtttacaataaagttcaagtgagcaagtatacagctctacCCGTCCACTCCAGTTATGTTTGTAACGGACGGAATGAAACCTTCCGCCCCTCCCATTGATTTGTTTTCGGCCCTTGTGGCATGGATTAATGAttaaaaccaaggttccactgtatcataGAACTGTGATAATATTCTTCACAAGTGGCCAAAGCAACAAACTTGGATTCCCCGCCACAACTCTGGTATATGTCACTGTAGTGTGCCGTTTCTATCCAAACCTTGTAGGATGTTTGTGTGGCGATCCTTGTTATACCTGCCTGAGAACTATGCAGCATACAGCAGTCTGACTGATAAAGGCCTGCACTCAGCCTACCTCACCCTCCATGAGAAGTATCCCATCAAAAGCCAGAAGCTCCAGAGGGGGCTGCAGAGGTACGCACCCCTCCCTCCGCTTGACATTCCCTCAATTCCAACATTTCTAAAGTTCTTAATGCAACATTTATCATCCTGTTCTCTCCATCCACTAACAGGGTTTTGTCTGCATCAGCTCACTGGGCCGCCATCTTTGGAGAGGTAGAGTACCTTCCGCTGATAACCTTCCCATTTGTGAAGCTCTTCCAGAACAATCCCATGGTCTGCTTTGAGGTGGTGGCCACTGTTTTAGGTATATTTTCACCGTAAAAAGAATGCTTTCTGACATGCCAGTTATGAGCGGTGTTGACTAAGGTGTATGGTGTCACAGTGAACTGGTGTCAGCACTGGTTTGAGTTCTTCCCCAACCCTCCTCTGAACGTCCTGAGCATGGCGGAGAACATTCTAGCTCACCATGACAAGGAGCTGCTGCAGCACCTGGTGGATTGTGGCATCACGTCACAGGTAATGTTATATGATGACGCACCACCACTAGAATGTACAGGTGTTTACCTTCCAATGCACCGTGGCAGCTCTACTTGTGGCCCCTCTTGGAGACTTTATTCTCTGAGGTTTTGACACGTGACGAGTGGCTCAGACTCTTTGACAACGTCTTTTCGAACCATCCGTCCTTCTTGCTGATGGCGTGCGTGGCCTACCTGATGTGCTGCCGGGAGCCGCTCTTGCTGTGCTGCCAGAAACAGGACTTTGAGGTGACCGCGCCCGTTCCTCTTTCTCACACTCTCCTCTCGCAATgaaatcaatgaaaaaaaatgtctgtttccCACTCGTCAGTATTTTTTCCACCATCGGAACAACTTGAACACGGAAGACATGATTAAAGAGGCCTATCGGTTGATGAACAACACGCCGGATGACATTCATCCCAGGACGACGCTTTCTGACTTCACACCGCTCACCAAAGGCCAGTACCCCTTGTTCAACAAATACCCAGAGTTCATAGTGGAGTATCAGAACCGCGAGAAGGAAAAGATTCGACAAGAAGAGATGGAGTACCTCCAGGAGAGGTGACTTTGCAAATTATGTGTGAATCATTTTTTAGatgataaaaacaaagacaaggtGTAAAGGTGTGCGTGTGTCGTCTCATCTCATTAGGCAAGAGGTATCAATGCTGCGTGCAGATTTAATGCAACGCCAAGCGGAAGACGACGCCTATTTTGCACAACAGGTAGAACTTTCGAGTAGCCATGCTGCAACGATACAATCTTTCTTTTTTGACGCCCTAGCTTGGATGTGAACACAGGCGCTCCTGCAGAAGGCTGAAGAGCAGCGCAGAAACATTCTCGCACAAGAGGAGGCCAAACTAACACAACAGAGAAAAAAGTAGACGTTCCCAATATATAGTACATATTTTCAGACACGCTTGAAGTAGGAAACGTGATTTAAGGGTGACGGTTCTCTTGCAGGCTGACAGccatgaagagagagctaaagTTGAATGAGTTGCAGCTGCTGGATGCAAATAAAAAACGTCTCCTCAAACACCAGCAGGACCATCATGTCTCACAGATACAAAAACTGGACCAGGAAATCAGGAGAAAGGTGAGGAGGGTCTTTCCACTACCTCAGAAAAGGGAAAATCTGACGTAATTACGCCTTTCCATATTTTGAGGGACAGTGAGTTTTGTATGTATGGAATGAGTGCCTTCTGGCAGGAAATGTGCCAAATAGACTTTAGTTTACATTCTCAAttttgtggtggtccaaatttgTTTGTAGCCAGCCCTCCACAAAACACTGTAACAGTGAAGCTCTTCGTTTTGCCTGTCATTAGACTCAACAGTAACAAGTTGAATGCTTCATGTAGATGGATCTACGTGAGCAggaaacagcagcagcactccAGGATCTGGAAATGAAGCAGATGGAGCTGGAGATACAGCGCAGGCAGCTTCAGCAGGTGAGACCTGCTTTATTCTTGTCTTCCCTTTGCTTTTTCTTCGAGAATGTCTggtcatgtcaaaaaaaacattgtgcagGTAGCTAGAGTGGACCTCagtagagcacagacctccacacTACTTGTGTGGGTTTGCTCCGGGTAGTTTCCCCCCACGCCCCAaatggtgtaccccacctctcacctgaagtcagctgggataggccccagctcaCCCATGATGGTGTACAGCATAAGTAGTAGAAGGTGTCACAGAAAGACCTTCTATGTTGTGATATGACGCTCTTCTTCTTTCTGTTAGCAACTGTGCAAGGAGCAGTTTCGCATAGAACGGCAGGTTGAAGAAGAGGCGCAGCTGTTGATGAAGAGTGCAAAAAAAGAGGAGCAGCTGCAGGGTGCAGACGCAAACAAGAAGGTGAGATAAGAAAATAATAGGGGGGAAAGGCCAGACTGGCATATGCTAGCATTGTGATATTTATTTACAAGATGTACAAGAAACACGTCACAGACGTTCCAGCTCGGCTATGGCTTGAGCTTTCCCGCTGGTGCTGGTTAACTTTGTACCGGCACAGGCGCTAGGAGGCTTCCTGGCGGAGGCGTGCCAGCCGGGCTCCGACTCCAGCTGGCAGCGAGACGTGGCCAAGGGCCCGCCGCACCTCGACTGGCTGCAGAGGAAAAGAGAGAGGTTGGCCGTGTTTGACAGGCGAGCGCTGGCAGAAGGGGACCGTCTCACGGACACCTGGAGAGATACGGCTGGAAGGGAGGTGAGAAAAACGTGCAGCGAAAATGCTCTTGTTGAACGCTGAAGATTTCCTCAGAAACATGTGACCTCTGTGTGAATTGCAGTGGGATGAAGTTGTGAATGACAGAGCACACTTAATGGAGCAGCAACAGTCCCggcctgcaacacacacaagtattaccacacacacacacacacacaaggaagtTTGTGGTGTGATCTTGAACAATgtcctgtttgtgtgtctgaTGACCAGA
It contains:
- the derl1 gene encoding derlin-1, whose amino-acid sequence is MSDIGDWFKSIPLITRGWFAASIAVPLVGKLGLVDPRNLVLRPDLVLNRFHLWRPVTATLYFPVYPNTGFLFLVNLYFLYNYSSRLETGAFDGRPADYIFMLLFNWICIVITGMLMDMQLLMIPLIMSVLYIWAQFNKDMIVSFWFGTRFKAHYLPWVILIFNFIIGGSFVNELIGNLVGHLYFFLMFKYPMDLGGRSFLSTPEFLYRLLPTRRGGVSGFGVPPTRRPAAQEQAQAGGGGRHNWGQGFRLGD